The Nocardioides zeae genome includes the window GGCGGCGGCGTGGTTGGCGGACCTGGAGCGGGTGCCCGGCGCCGACCACTAGGGTGACGCCATGGGCAAGCAGGAAGACTTCGTTCTCCGTTCTCTCGAGGAGCGTGACGTCCGCTTCGTCCGGCTCTGGTTCACCGACGTGCTCGGTCACCTGAAGTCGGTCGCGGTCGCTCCCGCGGAGCTCGAGGGGGCCTTCTCCGAGGGCATCGGCTTCGACGGCTCGGCGATCGAGGGCTTCGCGCGGGTCTACGAGTCCGACATGCTGCTGCTGCCCGACGCGTCGACGTTCCAGATCCTCCCGTGGCGGGCGACGGGGCCGTCGACGGCGCGCATGTTCTGCGACGTCGTGATGCCGGACGGCAGCCCGTCGTTCGCGGACCCCCGGTTCGTGCTCAAGCGCAACCTCGCGGCGGCGGCGGAGAAGGGCTTCACCTTCTACACGCACCCCGAGATCGAGTTCTACCTCCTCAAGAACATCCCCGAGGTGGGCGTCGACCCGGTGCCGGTCGACCGCACGGGTTTCTTCGACCACACGCCGCAGTCGATGGGCTCCGACTTCCGCCGCGAGGCGATCACGATGCTCGAGGCCATGGGCATCTCGGTCGAGTTCAGCCACCACGAGGGCGGGCCCGGTCAGCAGGAGATCGACCTGCGGTACGCCGACGCGCTGAGCACCGCCGACAACATCATGACGTTCCGCACCGTCATCCGCGAGGTCGCGCTGAGCCAGGGCATCTGGGCGACCTTCATGCCGAAGCCGTTCACGACCCACCCGGGCTCCGGCATGCACACCCACCTGTCGCTGTTCGAGGGGGACCGCAACGCGTTCTTCGAGGCGGGCGCGGAATACCAGCTCTCGCGCACGGGCCGGCACTTCATCGCCGGGATCATGCGCCACGCCGGCGAGATCTCGGTGGTCACCAACCAGTGGGTGAACTCCTACAAGCGGCTGCTCTGGGGCGGCGAGGCGCCGTCCTACATCTGCTGGGGCCACAACAACCGCTCCGCGATGGTGCGCGTGCCGATGTACAAGCCGACCAAGAGCCAGTCGACGCGCGTCGAGCTGCGCACGCTCGACCCCGCCTGCAACCCCTACCTGGCCTACGCGGTGGTGCTCGCGGCCGGGATGAAGGGCATCGAGAACGAGTACGAGCTGCCCCGCGAGGCGGAGGACGACGTGTGGTCGTTGACCGAGCGCGAGCGCAAGAGCCTCGGCATCGACCCGCTCCCGACGACGCTGTCCGAGGCGATCGAGGTCGCCGACTCCTCCGAGCTGCTGGCCGAGGCGCTCGGTGAGCACGTCTACGACTTCTTCCTGCGCAACAAGCGCGCGGAGTGGGAGGAGTACCGCACGCAGGTCTCCGCCTTCGAGCGCGACCTCATGCTCCCGGTGATCTGAGTGCCGACCCTCCTCGTCGTCCAGCACCAGGCCGACTGCCCGGCCGCGCTGTTCGGGCCGTGGCTCCGCGAGGGCGGGGTGGAGCTCGACGTGCGACGCGTCGACGACCCGGCCGTCGTGCTGCCGACGCTGGAGGGGTACGCCGGGGTGCTCGTGCTCGGCGGCTCGCCGGGCGCGACGGACGACGAGGTCGCCCCGTGGCTGCCCGCGGTGCGGGCGCTCGTGCGGGAGGCGGCGGAGCGGGGCCTGCCGACGCTCGGCATCTGCCTGGGCCACCAGCTGGCCGCCGTCGCGCTGGGTGGCGCGGTCGACCGCAACGTGAACGGGCAGACGGTCGGCGTCACCCCCGTGGGCTGGACCGATGCGGCGGCGTCCGACCCGCTGTTCGCCGCCGTGGTCGCCGCCCGCCCGGAGCCGGTCGCCGTGCACTGGAACAACGACGTCGTGACCGCACTGCCCGCCGGTGCCGTCGTGCTGGCCCGCACGCCGGGTGGCGAGGTGCAGGCCGCCCGCCTCGCGCCGACCGTCTGGGGCGTGCAGCTCCACCCCGAGGCCGACCGTCCGGTCGTCGCGGCGTGGGCCGCCTCCGACGCGGAGGTCCACGCTGCCCGGGGGCTCGACCAGGCCGCCCTGCTCGACGCCGTCGAGGAGGCGCACGCCGCCCTCGCCGCGACCTGGCGGGTGCTCGCCCAGGGCTTCGCCGGGCTCGCCCGCTCCGCAGCCCTCCCCGGCGACGGGCGGGGGGCCTCGCTGTCGGAGGCGTCCTGACGTGGCCGGTGCCGTGACGGGGCGACCGCCGAGCCGGGGCGTCCTCCTGCGTGCCGGCTTCGCCGACGTGGACACCGCCGGCCAGCGGCTCGCGGGCCTGGGCGAGCGGGCCGGAGCCGTGCTGGGGATCCTCGGCCGCACCGCCGATCCCGACGTGGCCCTCGCCGGGCTGGTCCGCCTCGCCGAGCAGGTGGACGCGGAGGGGGTCGCCGGAGGCGCCGAGGCGCTCCTCGGCGCCGTGGCCGACGACGAGGGCACGGCCATGCGGCTGCTGTCCGTGCTGGGCGCGAGCACCGCGCTCGGCGACCACCTCGCGAAGCACCCGGGGCACTGGCGGGAGCTGACCGACCCGACGCTGGGCTCGACCCGTCCCGCGGCCTGGGCGATCCGCGAGGGCCTGCTGCGCGCGGTCGGGGCCGACCCGGCCGCGGCCGACCCGGTGGCGGACGTCAGCACCCCCGACCTGGACCGGGCCGCGCTGGACGGGCTGCGGGTGGAGTACCGGCGGTGGCTGCTCCGCCTCGCCGCCCGCGACCTGGCCCACCACCTCGGGGTCGACGACGTCGCGGCCGAGCTCTCCGACCTGGCCTCGGGCACCCTCGAGGCGGCCCTCGCGGTCGCCCGGGGCCGCGTGGGGGAGCAGGCCGCGACCGTGCGGTTGGCCGTCGTCGCGCTCGGCAAGTGCGGCGGGCACGAGCTCAACTACGTCTCCGACGTCGACGTCGTCTTCGTGCACGAGCCGGCCCGCGACGCGGCGGGTGAGCCCGTCGTCGGTGCGGACGCGGCGCTCCGCACGGCGAGCCGCCTCGCGTCGCAGCTCATGCAGGTCTGCTCCGACCACACGGGCGAGGGCACGATCTGGCCGGTCGACGCCAACCTCCGCCCGGAGGGCCGCCGCGGCACCCTGTCGCGCACGCTCGCGAGCCACGAGGCCTACTACGACCGGTGGGCCAGCACGTGGGAGTTCCAGGCCCTCCTCAAGGCCCGCCCGGTGGCGGGCGACGCGGCGCTGGGTGCGGCGTACCTGGAGATGGCCCAGGGCTTCGTCTGGCGGGCCGCGGAGCGGGAGAACTTCGTCACCGACGTGCAGGCCATGCGCCGCCGGGTGCTCGACCACATCCCCGCCCGAGAGGCGGAGCGCCAGCTCAAGCTCGGCTCCGGGGGGCTGCGCGACGTGGAGTTCGCGGTGCAGCTGCTCCAGCTCGTGCACGGCCGCTCCGACGAGCACGTGCGGATGCCGACGACGCTCAGTGCGCTCGCGGCGCTGACCAGCCGGGGCTACGTGGGCCTCGAGGACGGCACGGCGCTCCACGAGGCCTACGCGTTCCTGCGCACGCTGGAGCACCGGATGCAGCTGTGGCAGATGCGCCGCATCCACGTCGTGCCCGACGACGAGGCCGACGTGCGCCGTCTCGGCCGGTCGATGCACCACCTGCGCGAGCCGGTGACCGGGCTGGAGAAGGAGTGGCGCCACCACCGCCGCGAGGTGCGCCGGCTCCACGAGAAGCTGTTCTACCGGCCCCTGCTGGAGGCGGTCGCCCGCATCCCGGGCGAGGCGAGCCGCCTCTCGCCGGAGGCCGCGGAGCGTCGGCTCGCCGCGTTGGGCTACCTCGACCCGGCGGCGGCCCTGCGTCACCTCGAGGCGCTGACCGCCGGCGTGTCCCGCACGGCGGCCATCCAGCGCGCGCTGCTGCCCGCGCTGCTCGACTGGTTCGCGGACGCGCCCGACCCCGACGCGGGCCTGCTCGGCTTCCGCCGCATCTCGGAGAGCCTCGGCACCACACCGTGGTACCTGCGCACGCTGCGCGACGAGGGCGAGGTCGCCCACCGGCTGGCGCGGTTGCTGGCGACCTCGCGCTACGCGACCGACCTCCTCCAGCGGGAGCCCGAGGGCGTCCGCATCCTCGCCCAGGACCTGGCGCCCCTCTCGGCCGAGACGCTCACCACCGAGATGCTCGCGAGCGCCGGCCGCCACGACGACCTCGCGGGCGCGGTGCGCGCGATCCGCGGCGTACGGCGTCGGGAGCTGTTCCGCATCTCCGCCGGCGAGCTGCTCGAGGTCAACGACGTCGACACCGTCGGGGCCGCGCTGTCGCGACTGACCGACGCGACGCTCGAGGCGACCCTCCAGTCCGTCGTCGCGCGCCTCGTCGCGCAGCGGCGGCTGGACGGTGCGCCGACGCGCATGGCGGTGGTGGCGATGGGGCGGTACGGCGGCTTCGAGCTGTCCTACGGCTCGGACGCCGACGTCATGTTCGTGCACGACCCGGTGCCGGGCCGCGAGGACGAGGCCGGCGGCTTCGCCAAGGCCGTCGTCAGCGAGCTCCGCACCCAGCTCGGCGTCGCAGGCCCCGACCCGGCGCTGGAGGTCGACGCCGACCTGCGGCCCGAGGGCCGGCAGGGCGCCCTGGTGCGCACGTTGGACTCCTACGCGGCGTACTACTCCCGCTGGTCGCACGTCTGGGAGTTCCAGGCGCTGCTGCGCGCCGACGCGGTCGTCGGCGACGAGGACCTGCGGCGACGGTTCCACGAGCTCGTCGACCCGCTGCGGTTCCCGGCGGAGGGCATCGACGACGACGCCGTGGCGGAGGTACGCCGCATCAAGGCCCGCGTCGACACCGAGCGCCTGCCGCGGGGGGCCGACCCCGCCACCCACCTCAAGCTCGGGCGCGGCGGTCTCGCCGACATCGAGTGGACGGTGCAGCTGCTCCAGATGCGGCACGCGGGACAGGTGCCGGCGCTGCGCACCCCCCGCACGATCGAGGCCCTCGCCGCGGCCGAGGAGGCCGACCTCCTGGCCGCGGAGGACGCGGAGACGCTCGCCCAGGCGTGGCGCCTGGTGAGCCGCATGCGCAACGCCGTGACGCTGGTGCGGGGCAAGCCCGGCGACCAGCTGCCCCGCGACCCGCGGGAGCGCGCCGCGGTGGCGTCGGTGCTGGGCTACGGACCGGGTGAGGCGGACGCGCTCGTCAACGACCACCTCCGCACCACGCGCCACGCACGCGCCGTCGTCGACCGTGTCTTCTGGGAGTGAGGCGCGCCCGGCCGGCCTGACGTGGCGTCAGCACCAGCGCGCGGCGTTCGCCGCGGTGCAGGCCGACCAGCGCCGCAAGCGGATCGACGGGGTGCCCCTGCGCTCGTGGGTCGTCATGCCGCCGGGCTCGGGCAAGACCTACGTGGGCCTGGGGCTCGCCCAGCTGGCCCGTGAGGCGACCGGGGCGACGGTCGTCGTGCTCGTGCCGACGACCGCCGTGCAGGGGCAGTGGATCGCCGCCGCCGCCGACCTGGGCCTGGAGGCCTCGGCCCACCGTTCCGTCGCCGCCGCGGTGACGGTGCTGACGTTCCAGGCGGTGGCCCACCTCGTGCCGCCGACGGAGGAGCCCGACCCCGACCCGGCCGTCGACCCCGAGGGGGACCCGCTCGAGCTGCCGGAGGAGATCGACGGGATCGCCGACGCCGAGATCGGCGCGCGCCTGCACGAGAACGGCAGCGACCTCGTCGCGCGCCTCACCGAGCTCAGCCCGTTGCTGGTGATCCTCGACGAGGCGCACCACCTGCTCGAGGCCTGGGGATCCCTGCTGGTCGAGACCCTCGCCCACCTGGGCAACGCCAGCGTGGTGGCACTGACGGGCACGCCCCGCGGCGGGGTCGGCGGGGAGCAGCGGCTCGCGCTGACGACGTACTTCGGGTCGACGGCCTACCAGGCGAGCACCGTGGACCTGGTGCGGAAGGGCGACCTGGCGCCCTACGCCGAGCTGGCCTGGTTCACGGAGCCCACGGCGGCGGAGGTCACGTGGATGGGGGAGGCGCCGCTGCGCCTGGCCGAGCTCCTGGCGCTCCTCGAGGCCCCGGGGTTCGGGACCACGTCGCTGCGCGAGTGGCTGCGGAAGCGCTTCGTCACGCCGACGCGGTCGTGGCGGCGCCGGGTGTCGTGGTCGTCGCTCGCCGCCGCGGACCCGGCCGTCGCCGACGCCCTGCTGCGCCACGCCCACGCCCGTGAGGTGGAACTGCCGGGCGGGGCACGCCTCCGGCGCGAGCACCGTCGGCCCCCGACGATCGAGGACCGGATGCTGCTCGTCGACGACTGGCTGCGCCGCTGCATCGCGCCGAGCGACGACCCGCGGGACGCGGAGGTGCTGGCGGTCCTGCGCCGTACCCTGCCGGCGGTCGGCTGGGTGTGGACCCGCCACGGCGTGCGGCGCGGCCGGGAGATGGCCGACCGGGTGCTCGCACGGTCGGAGGCGAAGTCGGTGGCCTGCGTCGAGATCCTCCACCACACGCTCGGCGTGCTCGGGCCACGGATGCGGATGCTCGTGCTCACCGACCACGAGAGCGCGTCGTCGACCGTGCCGATGACCGTGCGCGGGGTCGTCGACGGCAAGGCGGGCTCCGCCTGGGCGGTGCTCGACGAGCTCACCCACGACCACGCGACCGACCTGCTCCACCCGGTGCTCGTCACCGGCCGCACCGTCGCGGGAACGCCCGCGGCCATGGCCGACCTCGCTGCGTTCGTGGCGGAGCGGGACCCCGGCCTGGGGGCGACGCTCCGGGTCGTGCCCGTGCCGCTGGCGAGCGCCGAGGCGGGGCGGGTGCCGCTCGCGCGGCTGGTCGGGGAGCGCCGGCCCGACGGGTCGCTGCCGTGGCAGGCGCACCGCTGGATCGGCGAGGTGACCGCCTTCCTCACCGCGGGCCGCACGCAGGTGCTCGTCGGCACCCGCAGCGTGCTCGGCGAGGGCTGGGACGCGCGGTGCGTGACCGGCGTCGTCGACCTCACGACCCCCACCACCCACCAGTCGGCCGTGCAGGTGCGCGGCCGGTCGCTGCGCACCGACCCGACGTGGCCCGAGAAGGTGGCGGTCAACTGGACCCCCGTCTGCGTCGCCGAGGGCCACCCGAGCGGGGCGCAGGACTGGGAGCGCCTGGTGGCGAAGCTGGAGGGGTACGTCGCGCCCCACCCCGCGGGCGGGCTCGACGTGGGCGCCGGGTCGCTGTGGTGGCCGCAGCCGTTCGACGGCGCGGCGCCGCCGGCCAGCCGCTTCGCCGAGCTCAACGCCACCGCGATGCGGCGCGCGGCGGACCTGGAGGGCATCCGGGACGCGTGGGCGACGGGGGAGCCCACCGGGGTGGGACGGCGCCGTGCGTCGGAGGGCGCCCTGCGGGGGTTCGTCACCCACCGCACCGTCGAGCTCCCGCCGCCGGGGACGGTGGTGGAGCCGCGGAGGCCGCCCGAGCGGCCCTCGATCCACCTGTCGATGCGCGGGGAATCGGTCTCCGGCGTCGTCTCGGAGACCATCGAGACCCTGCGGGCCGTCGCCCTGCGGCGGGTCGACCTGCGGCTCTACGGCGAGGACGTGCTCGACCACGCCCGCCGCGGGCCCGGCCTGCAGCACGTCGCCGGCGCCGTCGCGGACGGGCTGCTGGAGCTCGGCCTGACCCACGTCCCCGCCGACGACGCGGAGCTGGCGATCGGCGCGGACGGCTCCTACCACGCGGTCCTCCGCGGCGCGGGACCGTGGGAGCAGGACGTCTTCTCGGCCGCCCTGGCCGAGGCGATCGGCCCGCTGGAGGATGCCCGCTTCCTCGTCTCCGTGCCGCTGCTGTCGCCGCCGTCCGAGCGCGGCGACCCCCGGTCGGTGCGGCGCGCCGCCCGACGGGGCGAGGTGACGCACGACGACGAGGCCTGGTTCGCGGTCCCCTCGGTGATCGGGGACGACGCGGACCGCGCCGCGACGTACGCCGCCTGCTGGGCGCGCTGGACCGGCGGCCGCGACGTGGCCGTCGCCACCACGACCCCCGAGGGCGCCGGCGTGCTCGCCGCCCACGCCTGAGGGGCCGTTCGGATCCGACACTTTCCCCGGTCGACCGGGGAAAGTGTCACTTCGACCATCGAATTTGATGGTCAAAGCGGCTAGTTCCCCGGTCGACCGGGGAAAGTGACAGCGGGCCCCCCAGCGGGTTGGCCCCCTCTCAGGCGCGGATCGTAGGGTGGCCGATCGTGACCGACGCCGTGCTTCCCCCCGACGGCCCGCCGCAGCCGAGCCACCCCAGCCTCGCCACGGGCGCCGTGCCGGTGGCCGTGCCGCCGCCCGACGAGGGCGAGGACCACTGGGCCGACCTGCGCGAGGGGCACGGGCCCGCGACCGCGGCCGTCCCCGTCGACGCCTCGGCCGTCACCGTCCTCCTCGTCGCTCACGACGGTGCCACCTGGTTGCCGACGGTGCTCGACGCGCTGGCGCGGCAGACCGTGGCGGCGGGCGCGGTGCTGGCCGTCGACACGGGCAGCACCGACGGCAGCGGTGACCTGCTCGACGCCGCCCTCGGTCACGACAACGTCCTCGACCTGCCAGCGTCGACCCCGTTCGCCGAGGCCGTCGACGCCGCGCTCGGCCGCCTCGAGCAGGACGGGCGCGCGGACGGCTGGCTCTGGATCGTCCACGACGACGCCGCCCCCGCGCCCGACGCGCTCCAACGGCTGCTGGAGTGCGCCGAGCAGGAGGCCCTGGCCGGCACCCCCGTCGACGTCGTCGGCCCGAAGCTCCGCGAGTGGCCCTCCCTGAAGCGGCTCCTCGAGGTGGGCGTGACCATCAACGGCACCGGCCGTCGGGAGACGGGCCTGGAGCGGGGTGAGTACGACCAGGGCCAGTACGCCGCGACCCGCCACGTCCTGGCCGTCAACACCGCCGGGATGCTCGTGCGGCCCGGCCTGCTGCGCGACCTCGGGGGCTTCGAGCCCGCCCTGCCCGTGCTCGGCACGGACCTCGACCTCGGCTGGCGCGCCGCCTCCGCCGGTCGGCGCGTCGTGGTCGCGCCCGACGCGGTGGTCTTCCACGCCGAGGCCTCCCACCGCGGCCTCCGCAGCTCGACGCTCGTGGGCCGGCACCCGCACGAGGCCGAGCGCCGCGCCCACCTCCTCGTGCTGCTCGCGAACTCCTCGAGCCGGCGGTTCCTCAACTCCTACCTCCGTGTCGTGGTCGGCAGCCTCCTGCGCGCGCTCGGCTTCCTGCTCACCCGCCGACCGGGCGTCGCCGTCGACGAGGTCGTCGCGATGGCCGCGGTGTGTGCCCGGCCGGGCGAGCTGCGCCGCCTCCGTGCCGCGCGCAGGGCGAGCCGCACGGCCCCCGACGCCCAGGTGCGCCCGCTGCTCGCGCCCTGGTGGCTGCCCTTCCGCCACGGTCTCGACGGGGCGGGGGAGCTGCTCGGCTCGCTCACCACCCACGCCACCGACGTCGCGGACCGGCGCCGCGACGCCCGCGCCCGGGCCGAGCGCGAGCGTGCCGACGCGAGTCGCGCGGGCACGCGGGCCGCCTACCCCGGCGACCGCCCCGACCGCCCCGCGAGCGGCAGCGACGACGACGAGCTGGGGGCCGAGACCGGCTGGCTCGTGCGCTACCTGACCAGTCCTGTCGCCCTCGTGCTCACCGCCGTGGTGCTGCTCTGCCTGGTGGGCGCGCGGGAGGCGTTCGGTGCCGTCTCGGGCGGCGCGCTCGCGCCGGCGCCCGCGACGACGGGCGCGTGGTGGGACCTGCACCTCTCCTCGACCCACCCCCTCGGCACCGGCAGCGACGTGCCCGCCCCGGCCTACGTCGCGCTCCTCGCCCTGCTCGCCTGGCTCCTGCCGGGTGGACCCGCGGTCGCCGTCTCCGTGGTCCTCGTGCTCGCCGTCCCCGTCGCGCTCTGGGGCGCCTGGCGCCTGCTCGGCGTGGCGGCCCGGCTCGTCGACCCGCGGGGTGCGTCCCCGTGGCTGCTGGGGGTCGGCGCGACGACGTACGCCCTCGTCCCCGTCACCAGCGGCGCCTGGGGCGCGGGGCGGTTCGGCGTGGTCGTGGCCGCCGCGGTGCTGCCGTGGTTCGTGCACGCCGCCCTCGGCTTCGCCGACCCGGAGCGCGACCGGCGCTGGCGGGCGGGCTGGCGCTCGGGCCTGCTGCTCACGGTCGTCGTCGCGTTCGTGGCCGCCGCCTGGTGGCTGGTGCTCGGCGTGGTCGCCCTCGTCGCGGTGTTCGCCGTGGCCGTCGCCCGCGGCCGCCTGCTCGAGCGCTCGGTGCTCGGCGGGGTCGTGGCCCCCGTCGCCGTCATGCTCGCGACGCCCGCGGTGCTGCTGTCGCCCTGGCTCGTGCCGA containing:
- a CDS encoding DEAD/DEAH box helicase family protein, giving the protein MSSGSEARPAGLTWRQHQRAAFAAVQADQRRKRIDGVPLRSWVVMPPGSGKTYVGLGLAQLAREATGATVVVLVPTTAVQGQWIAAAADLGLEASAHRSVAAAVTVLTFQAVAHLVPPTEEPDPDPAVDPEGDPLELPEEIDGIADAEIGARLHENGSDLVARLTELSPLLVILDEAHHLLEAWGSLLVETLAHLGNASVVALTGTPRGGVGGEQRLALTTYFGSTAYQASTVDLVRKGDLAPYAELAWFTEPTAAEVTWMGEAPLRLAELLALLEAPGFGTTSLREWLRKRFVTPTRSWRRRVSWSSLAAADPAVADALLRHAHAREVELPGGARLRREHRRPPTIEDRMLLVDDWLRRCIAPSDDPRDAEVLAVLRRTLPAVGWVWTRHGVRRGREMADRVLARSEAKSVACVEILHHTLGVLGPRMRMLVLTDHESASSTVPMTVRGVVDGKAGSAWAVLDELTHDHATDLLHPVLVTGRTVAGTPAAMADLAAFVAERDPGLGATLRVVPVPLASAEAGRVPLARLVGERRPDGSLPWQAHRWIGEVTAFLTAGRTQVLVGTRSVLGEGWDARCVTGVVDLTTPTTHQSAVQVRGRSLRTDPTWPEKVAVNWTPVCVAEGHPSGAQDWERLVAKLEGYVAPHPAGGLDVGAGSLWWPQPFDGAAPPASRFAELNATAMRRAADLEGIRDAWATGEPTGVGRRRASEGALRGFVTHRTVELPPPGTVVEPRRPPERPSIHLSMRGESVSGVVSETIETLRAVALRRVDLRLYGEDVLDHARRGPGLQHVAGAVADGLLELGLTHVPADDAELAIGADGSYHAVLRGAGPWEQDVFSAALAEAIGPLEDARFLVSVPLLSPPSERGDPRSVRRAARRGEVTHDDEAWFAVPSVIGDDADRAATYAACWARWTGGRDVAVATTTPEGAGVLAAHA
- a CDS encoding glycosyltransferase family 2 protein, which codes for MTDAVLPPDGPPQPSHPSLATGAVPVAVPPPDEGEDHWADLREGHGPATAAVPVDASAVTVLLVAHDGATWLPTVLDALARQTVAAGAVLAVDTGSTDGSGDLLDAALGHDNVLDLPASTPFAEAVDAALGRLEQDGRADGWLWIVHDDAAPAPDALQRLLECAEQEALAGTPVDVVGPKLREWPSLKRLLEVGVTINGTGRRETGLERGEYDQGQYAATRHVLAVNTAGMLVRPGLLRDLGGFEPALPVLGTDLDLGWRAASAGRRVVVAPDAVVFHAEASHRGLRSSTLVGRHPHEAERRAHLLVLLANSSSRRFLNSYLRVVVGSLLRALGFLLTRRPGVAVDEVVAMAAVCARPGELRRLRAARRASRTAPDAQVRPLLAPWWLPFRHGLDGAGELLGSLTTHATDVADRRRDARARAERERADASRAGTRAAYPGDRPDRPASGSDDDELGAETGWLVRYLTSPVALVLTAVVLLCLVGAREAFGAVSGGALAPAPATTGAWWDLHLSSTHPLGTGSDVPAPAYVALLALLAWLLPGGPAVAVSVVLVLAVPVALWGAWRLLGVAARLVDPRGASPWLLGVGATTYALVPVTSGAWGAGRFGVVVAAAVLPWFVHAALGFADPERDRRWRAGWRSGLLLTVVVAFVAAAWWLVLGVVALVAVFAVAVARGRLLERSVLGGVVAPVAVMLATPAVLLSPWLVPTLLQGDLVALVGEAGRLPYDVLSPTDVLTGHLADHAAPAWTGLLLAALALLALLVPATRLAVVGCWAIALAVAGPASLLALPVFELAAGETPAAVGFVVVALQGAAVVAVVLGAQGVGLLAAGRRDRPDRPDRPDRPDRVRRVRTALGVVPVLVLALVPLAGLAWFVGPGAAVADDDRDQAIPAYMAQRSETSPSYGVLVLDGSVRTGLTFEVRREDGLRLGEEEIAGLTPVDETMREDVRTLVSTPSAEQLDRLRAAGISYIVLPAPADPAIRAVLDSVAGLQPASAADPDTRAWELVEQPAADAVDDGSTGVGRALLLLVQGVAVVVVLVMAGPSLPSRPGRGRTPGAASAAPSRDPEGSVA
- a CDS encoding bifunctional [glutamine synthetase] adenylyltransferase/[glutamine synthetase]-adenylyl-L-tyrosine phosphorylase; translation: MAGAVTGRPPSRGVLLRAGFADVDTAGQRLAGLGERAGAVLGILGRTADPDVALAGLVRLAEQVDAEGVAGGAEALLGAVADDEGTAMRLLSVLGASTALGDHLAKHPGHWRELTDPTLGSTRPAAWAIREGLLRAVGADPAAADPVADVSTPDLDRAALDGLRVEYRRWLLRLAARDLAHHLGVDDVAAELSDLASGTLEAALAVARGRVGEQAATVRLAVVALGKCGGHELNYVSDVDVVFVHEPARDAAGEPVVGADAALRTASRLASQLMQVCSDHTGEGTIWPVDANLRPEGRRGTLSRTLASHEAYYDRWASTWEFQALLKARPVAGDAALGAAYLEMAQGFVWRAAERENFVTDVQAMRRRVLDHIPAREAERQLKLGSGGLRDVEFAVQLLQLVHGRSDEHVRMPTTLSALAALTSRGYVGLEDGTALHEAYAFLRTLEHRMQLWQMRRIHVVPDDEADVRRLGRSMHHLREPVTGLEKEWRHHRREVRRLHEKLFYRPLLEAVARIPGEASRLSPEAAERRLAALGYLDPAAALRHLEALTAGVSRTAAIQRALLPALLDWFADAPDPDAGLLGFRRISESLGTTPWYLRTLRDEGEVAHRLARLLATSRYATDLLQREPEGVRILAQDLAPLSAETLTTEMLASAGRHDDLAGAVRAIRGVRRRELFRISAGELLEVNDVDTVGAALSRLTDATLEATLQSVVARLVAQRRLDGAPTRMAVVAMGRYGGFELSYGSDADVMFVHDPVPGREDEAGGFAKAVVSELRTQLGVAGPDPALEVDADLRPEGRQGALVRTLDSYAAYYSRWSHVWEFQALLRADAVVGDEDLRRRFHELVDPLRFPAEGIDDDAVAEVRRIKARVDTERLPRGADPATHLKLGRGGLADIEWTVQLLQMRHAGQVPALRTPRTIEALAAAEEADLLAAEDAETLAQAWRLVSRMRNAVTLVRGKPGDQLPRDPRERAAVASVLGYGPGEADALVNDHLRTTRHARAVVDRVFWE
- a CDS encoding glutamine synthetase family protein; translation: MGKQEDFVLRSLEERDVRFVRLWFTDVLGHLKSVAVAPAELEGAFSEGIGFDGSAIEGFARVYESDMLLLPDASTFQILPWRATGPSTARMFCDVVMPDGSPSFADPRFVLKRNLAAAAEKGFTFYTHPEIEFYLLKNIPEVGVDPVPVDRTGFFDHTPQSMGSDFRREAITMLEAMGISVEFSHHEGGPGQQEIDLRYADALSTADNIMTFRTVIREVALSQGIWATFMPKPFTTHPGSGMHTHLSLFEGDRNAFFEAGAEYQLSRTGRHFIAGIMRHAGEISVVTNQWVNSYKRLLWGGEAPSYICWGHNNRSAMVRVPMYKPTKSQSTRVELRTLDPACNPYLAYAVVLAAGMKGIENEYELPREAEDDVWSLTERERKSLGIDPLPTTLSEAIEVADSSELLAEALGEHVYDFFLRNKRAEWEEYRTQVSAFERDLMLPVI
- a CDS encoding type 1 glutamine amidotransferase, which translates into the protein MPTLLVVQHQADCPAALFGPWLREGGVELDVRRVDDPAVVLPTLEGYAGVLVLGGSPGATDDEVAPWLPAVRALVREAAERGLPTLGICLGHQLAAVALGGAVDRNVNGQTVGVTPVGWTDAAASDPLFAAVVAARPEPVAVHWNNDVVTALPAGAVVLARTPGGEVQAARLAPTVWGVQLHPEADRPVVAAWAASDAEVHAARGLDQAALLDAVEEAHAALAATWRVLAQGFAGLARSAALPGDGRGASLSEAS